The genomic region TCCTCGGCACGGTGAAGCCCTCCCTGCCGCGCATCCGCCGCTGCTACGAGCTCGCGCTCGCCGCCAACCCGAAGCTCACGGGGAAGGTCACCGTGAGCTTCGTCATCGGTGTCGACGGCGTCACCCGGTCCGTCGGCGCCGGACCCGCCGACTTCCCCGATCCTCTCTTGCTCCGCTGCGTGGAGACCGTGATCTCCGCGCTACGCTTCCCGGCGCCCGAGGGCGGCGACGTGCACGTGTCGTATCCGCTCGTGTTCGTGCCGGACACCCCCATCGCGGCGAGCACGCCGAGCGGGAGCGCCCCGGCCCCGGCCCCGTCCACGCTCACGAAGAAGTAGGCGCGGCCAGGGGCGAGGGGTAACAGCCCGTTGATTGACTCCCGTCGGCCCGTCGCCGCCGCATCCCGACCGCCGTCGTTGCGATCCTGCGGTGCGTGCTCACCTAGAAACGCCCACCTGGAACACGCTCCGCGCGCTCCTCGGATCGCGCCTTGGCGGGCCGGGCGCGGACGACGCCGGGCCTCGGTCCGTAAATCAACAGGCTGCTAAGCCAGGGGTAAGCGGGGCCCGCAGCGGGGCCCGCTACGGCTGCTACGGCACGACCTTGCACTGCGAGATGGAGGCCGGGAG from Myxococcales bacterium harbors:
- a CDS encoding AgmX/PglI C-terminal domain-containing protein is translated as MVRARSIWTSVAHLAHLAPLASLGCASGTAPPVAPPQSVELPPAPPRPREVATADTATAPPAVPPRAPASAEPAASSRVREPATELGGRLSPSLILGTVKPSLPRIRRCYELALAANPKLTGKVTVSFVIGVDGVTRSVGAGPADFPDPLLLRCVETVISALRFPAPEGGDVHVSYPLVFVPDTPIAASTPSGSAPAPAPSTLTKK